A window from Streptomyces sp. NBC_00335 encodes these proteins:
- the polA gene encoding DNA polymerase I: MADSASKKTDQPTAAGRPRLMLMDGHSLAYRAFFALPAENFTTATGQPTNAIYGFASMLANTLRDEAPTHFAVAFDVSRKTWRSAEFPEYKANRSKTPDEFKGQVELIGELLDAMSVPRFAVDGFEADDVIATLATQAEALGFDVLIVTGDRDSFQLVSEHTTVLYPTKGVSELTRFTPEKVEEKYGLTPQQYPDFAALRGDPSDNLPGIPGVGEKTAAKWITQFGSFAELVERAEEVKGKAGQNFRDHLDAVKLNRILTEMVKDVALPKTPADLARAPYDRTAVTGVLDVLEIRNASLRERLLAVDPGAAEEEAPAPVAAAVELDGSVLGAGELAPWLESHAGAPLGISTVDTWALGAGNVSEIALASAGGAAAWFEPSALDEADERAFATWAADAAKPKVVHNAKALMRVFPEHGWTLAGVAMDTALAAYLVKPGRRSFALDVLSQEYLHRELAPAAADGQLAFGADDTAEAEALMAQARAVLDLGDAFAVKLPEVGAAELLHDMELPTSELLARLERAGIAVDRSHLEAMEQQFAAAVQQAVKEAHAAVGHEFNLGSPKQLQEVFFGELDLPKTKKTKTGYTTDADALAWLATQTDHELPVIMLRHREQAKLRVTVEGLVKMIAADGRVHTSFSQTVAATGRLSSTDPNLQNVPVRTDEGRAIRRGFVVGEGYESLMTADYSQIELRVMAHLSEDEGLLEAFQSGEDLHTTVASQVFGVERSEVDAEMRRKIKAMSYGLAYGLSAFGLAQQLNIEPGEARGLMETFFERFGGVRDYLGRVVEEARATGYTATVFGRRRYLPDLNSDNRQRREAAERMALNAPIQGTAADIVKVAMLRVDKAITGAGLKSRMLLQVHDEIVLEIAPGEREQVEELVRREMAAAVDLRAPLDVSVGVGPDWESAAH; this comes from the coding sequence GTGGCAGATTCAGCATCGAAGAAGACCGACCAGCCGACCGCAGCGGGCCGCCCCCGCCTGATGCTCATGGACGGGCACTCCCTGGCGTACCGGGCGTTCTTCGCGCTGCCCGCGGAGAACTTCACCACCGCGACGGGGCAGCCGACCAACGCCATCTACGGGTTCGCGTCGATGCTGGCGAACACGCTGCGCGACGAGGCGCCCACGCACTTCGCGGTGGCGTTCGACGTGTCCCGCAAGACGTGGCGCTCGGCGGAGTTCCCCGAGTACAAGGCGAACCGTTCCAAGACCCCCGACGAGTTCAAGGGGCAGGTGGAGCTGATCGGCGAGCTCCTCGACGCGATGAGCGTGCCGCGCTTCGCGGTCGACGGCTTCGAGGCCGACGACGTGATCGCGACCCTCGCCACGCAGGCCGAGGCCCTCGGCTTCGACGTGCTGATCGTCACCGGCGACCGGGACTCCTTCCAGCTCGTCTCCGAGCACACCACCGTGCTCTACCCCACCAAGGGCGTCTCCGAGCTGACCCGCTTCACCCCCGAGAAGGTCGAAGAGAAGTACGGGCTCACCCCCCAGCAGTACCCGGACTTCGCGGCGCTGCGCGGCGACCCGTCCGACAACCTCCCCGGCATCCCGGGCGTCGGCGAGAAGACCGCCGCCAAGTGGATCACCCAGTTCGGGTCCTTCGCGGAGCTCGTCGAGCGCGCCGAAGAGGTCAAGGGCAAGGCCGGGCAGAACTTCCGCGACCACCTGGACGCCGTGAAGCTCAACCGGATCCTGACCGAGATGGTCAAGGACGTCGCCCTGCCCAAGACCCCGGCAGACCTGGCCCGCGCCCCTTACGACCGGACGGCCGTCACCGGAGTCCTGGACGTACTGGAGATCCGCAACGCCTCCCTGCGCGAGCGGCTGCTCGCCGTGGACCCGGGCGCAGCCGAGGAGGAGGCCCCGGCCCCGGTGGCCGCCGCCGTGGAGCTGGACGGTTCCGTGCTGGGCGCCGGCGAGCTCGCGCCGTGGCTGGAGAGCCACGCGGGCGCCCCGCTCGGCATCTCCACCGTCGACACCTGGGCGCTCGGTGCCGGCAACGTCTCCGAGATCGCGCTCGCCTCGGCCGGCGGCGCCGCCGCCTGGTTCGAGCCGTCCGCGCTGGACGAGGCCGACGAGCGGGCCTTCGCCACCTGGGCCGCCGACGCCGCCAAGCCCAAGGTGGTGCACAACGCCAAGGCCCTGATGCGGGTCTTCCCCGAGCACGGCTGGACCCTGGCCGGGGTCGCCATGGACACCGCGCTCGCCGCTTACCTGGTCAAGCCCGGCCGCCGCTCCTTCGCGCTGGACGTGCTCTCCCAGGAGTACCTGCACCGGGAGCTGGCGCCCGCCGCCGCCGACGGGCAGCTCGCCTTCGGCGCCGACGACACCGCCGAGGCCGAAGCCCTGATGGCGCAGGCCCGCGCCGTCCTGGACCTCGGCGACGCCTTCGCGGTGAAGCTGCCCGAGGTGGGCGCGGCCGAGCTGCTCCACGACATGGAGCTGCCCACCTCCGAGCTGCTGGCCCGCCTGGAGCGGGCCGGCATCGCCGTGGACCGCAGCCACCTCGAAGCGATGGAGCAGCAGTTCGCCGCGGCCGTGCAGCAGGCGGTGAAGGAGGCACACGCGGCGGTGGGCCACGAGTTCAACCTCGGCTCGCCCAAGCAGCTCCAGGAGGTCTTCTTCGGCGAGCTGGACCTGCCGAAGACGAAGAAGACCAAGACCGGCTACACCACGGACGCCGACGCGCTCGCCTGGCTGGCCACCCAGACCGACCACGAACTGCCCGTGATCATGCTCCGCCACCGGGAGCAGGCCAAGCTGCGCGTCACCGTCGAGGGCCTGGTCAAGATGATCGCCGCCGACGGCCGGGTGCACACCAGCTTCAGCCAGACCGTCGCCGCGACGGGCCGGCTGTCCTCCACCGACCCCAACCTGCAGAACGTGCCGGTGCGCACGGACGAGGGCCGGGCCATCCGCCGCGGCTTCGTCGTCGGCGAGGGCTACGAATCCCTCATGACCGCCGACTACAGCCAGATCGAGCTGCGCGTCATGGCCCACCTCTCCGAGGACGAGGGCCTGCTCGAAGCCTTCCAGTCGGGCGAGGACCTGCACACCACCGTCGCCTCCCAAGTGTTCGGCGTCGAGCGCTCCGAGGTCGACGCCGAGATGCGGCGCAAGATCAAGGCCATGTCCTACGGTCTGGCCTACGGGCTCTCCGCGTTCGGCCTCGCCCAGCAGCTGAACATCGAGCCCGGCGAGGCCCGCGGCCTGATGGAGACCTTCTTCGAGCGCTTCGGCGGGGTCCGGGACTACCTGGGCCGGGTCGTCGAGGAGGCCCGCGCCACCGGCTACACGGCCACCGTCTTCGGCCGCCGCCGCTACCTCCCGGACCTCAACAGCGACAACCGCCAGCGCCGCGAGGCCGCCGAGCGGATGGCGCTGAACGCGCCGATCCAGGGCACCGCCGCCGACATCGTCAAGGTCGCGATGCTGCGCGTGGACAAGGCGATCACCGGGGCCGGGCTGAAGTCGCGGATGCTGCTCCAGGTCCACGATGAAATCGTGCTGGAGATCGCGCCCGGAGAGCGTGAGCAGGTGGAGGAGCTGGTGCGCCGCGAGATGGCCGCCGCCGTCGACCTGCGGGCCCCGCTGGACGTGTCCGTGGGCGTCGGCCCCGACTGGGAGTCCGCCGCGCACTGA
- a CDS encoding DUF4184 family protein — MPFTLSHAAAVLPAIRRSGRARGPLVGSALVLGSFAPDTLYFVDVVVPGLRPYSTFTHSLPGVLTADAALTAVLAACWLLLREPLIALLPRGRQGRVHAFVRGEEWRGRRLPALALWFYLSAAIGSLTHVVWDAFTHVDRFGTRILPELGEPLALGLPLYSYLQYGTSALAACLLVWFTATALRRLPDSPAPASVPVLGRAEVWGALALVLVCVAVGITWRVLRFFTYFDRIRTPLDIIPTVCFGAGGGLAVGLLLYGILVRLPHRRVRDRSNPNAESDSDADSDSAEKKGTPVPTT, encoded by the coding sequence ATGCCGTTCACTCTCAGCCACGCGGCCGCCGTACTTCCGGCCATCCGCCGGTCCGGTCGTGCGCGCGGCCCCCTCGTCGGATCGGCCCTGGTCCTCGGGTCGTTCGCTCCGGACACCCTCTACTTCGTCGACGTCGTGGTGCCGGGCCTCAGGCCGTACAGCACCTTCACGCACTCCCTGCCCGGCGTCCTGACCGCCGACGCAGCCCTGACCGCCGTCCTCGCGGCGTGCTGGCTGCTGCTGCGCGAACCGCTGATCGCGCTCCTGCCGCGCGGCCGGCAGGGCAGGGTGCACGCCTTCGTCCGGGGCGAGGAATGGCGCGGGCGCCGACTGCCCGCGCTGGCCCTCTGGTTCTACCTCTCGGCGGCCATCGGCTCCCTCACGCACGTGGTGTGGGACGCCTTCACGCACGTCGACCGCTTCGGGACGCGCATCCTGCCGGAGCTGGGCGAGCCGCTCGCCCTCGGACTGCCCCTCTACTCGTACCTGCAGTACGGGACTTCGGCGCTCGCGGCCTGCCTCCTGGTCTGGTTCACGGCGACCGCACTGCGCCGGCTGCCCGACTCGCCCGCCCCCGCGTCCGTCCCGGTGCTCGGCCGGGCCGAGGTGTGGGGCGCGCTCGCCCTGGTCCTCGTCTGCGTGGCGGTCGGGATCACCTGGCGCGTGCTGCGCTTCTTCACCTACTTCGACCGGATCCGCACGCCGCTCGACATCATCCCGACCGTCTGTTTCGGCGCGGGCGGCGGCCTCGCCGTGGGGCTGCTGCTGTACGGGATCCTCGTGCGCCTGCCGCACCGGCGGGTCCGCGACCGCTCGAACCCGAACGCCGAGTCCGACTCGGACGCCGACTCGGACTCGGCGGAGAAAAAGGGAACGCCCGTCCCCACCACTTAG
- a CDS encoding lytic transglycosylase domain-containing protein, producing MTARIRIPAGASAGIPARFGRVVRKSGAAVLLSALVAGVLTASQGPLAVGADASAVAEPAPAPEDSAGDGSYFTALPPLVSPEPPAVLLPEGGATPPPVAQAAADPGARGGPVAMGGAEGAQGIPASVLAAYRGAEQAVGRNDPGCGLRWQLLAAIGKVESGQARGGQVDASGTTLRPIRGPVLDGNGFANISDTDGGAYDGDSRYDRAVGPMQFIPSTWASWGQDANGDGRRDPNNVHDAALAAGRYLCAGTRDLRVDADLDRAVLSYNHSSAYLRTVRSWFTYYLKGTHEIPDGRGGGSGTGGGGDPVVTPPKPGPDPIRTPKPKPTPSPKPTPSPTPTPKPTPTPSPTPTPTPSPTPTPTPSPTPTPTPTPSPTPTPTPSPTPTPSPTPSPTPTPTPSPTPTPTPSPKPTPSPTPEPSPKPTASVSPSPKPKPSPKPSPSASAATPAPTPTR from the coding sequence ATGACGGCTCGGATTCGAATACCGGCAGGCGCGTCCGCGGGGATACCGGCGCGCTTCGGCCGGGTGGTGCGCAAGAGCGGGGCCGCCGTGCTCCTCTCCGCTCTCGTGGCCGGCGTGCTGACCGCCTCGCAGGGACCGCTCGCGGTCGGTGCCGACGCGTCCGCGGTCGCGGAACCCGCGCCCGCCCCCGAGGACTCCGCCGGGGACGGCTCCTACTTCACCGCGCTGCCGCCGCTGGTGAGCCCCGAGCCGCCGGCCGTGCTGCTGCCCGAGGGCGGGGCGACGCCGCCGCCCGTGGCGCAGGCCGCCGCGGATCCGGGGGCGCGGGGCGGGCCCGTGGCCATGGGCGGGGCCGAGGGCGCGCAGGGCATACCGGCGAGCGTGCTCGCCGCGTACCGGGGCGCGGAGCAGGCGGTCGGCAGGAACGACCCCGGATGCGGACTGCGCTGGCAGCTCCTCGCGGCCATCGGCAAGGTCGAGTCCGGGCAGGCGCGCGGCGGCCAGGTCGACGCCTCCGGTACGACGCTGCGGCCGATCCGGGGGCCCGTGCTCGACGGCAACGGCTTCGCGAACATCTCCGACACCGACGGCGGAGCCTACGACGGTGACTCCCGCTACGACCGTGCGGTCGGGCCGATGCAGTTCATCCCGTCCACGTGGGCCTCGTGGGGCCAGGACGCCAACGGCGACGGCCGGCGCGACCCCAACAACGTGCACGACGCCGCGCTCGCGGCGGGCCGTTACCTGTGCGCCGGTACGCGTGACCTGCGGGTGGACGCGGATCTGGACCGGGCCGTGCTGTCGTACAACCACTCCTCGGCGTACCTGCGGACGGTGCGGTCCTGGTTCACGTACTACCTGAAGGGCACGCACGAGATCCCGGACGGCCGTGGCGGCGGCAGTGGGACCGGTGGCGGCGGCGACCCGGTGGTCACACCTCCGAAGCCGGGCCCGGATCCGATTCGGACACCGAAGCCGAAGCCCACGCCGTCGCCGAAGCCGACCCCTTCGCCCACGCCTACGCCGAAGCCGACGCCTACTCCTTCGCCCACGCCGACGCCTACCCCGAGTCCGACGCCCACTCCGACTCCGAGTCCGACCCCGACCCCGACCCCGACTCCGAGTCCGACGCCCACACCGACGCCGAGCCCGACTCCCACGCCGAGCCCCACGCCTTCACCGACACCGACCCCGACTCCCAGTCCGACTCCGACTCCGACTCCGAGTCCCAAGCCCACCCCGTCGCCGACGCCCGAGCCCTCTCCGAAGCCCACCGCTTCGGTCTCCCCGTCGCCGAAGCCCAAGCCGTCGCCCAAGCCCTCACCGTCCGCGTCCGCCGCCACTCCGGCGCCCACGCCGACCCGCTGA
- a CDS encoding SPW_0924 family protein, producing MRAFVAAASGLVLAVLLVFAITATGAPEGKTSPKPLLTTAPAAPGK from the coding sequence ATGCGCGCATTCGTCGCCGCCGCCAGCGGTCTCGTCCTCGCGGTGCTCCTCGTCTTCGCCATCACGGCGACGGGGGCGCCGGAAGGCAAGACCTCACCGAAGCCCCTGCTCACCACCGCGCCCGCCGCGCCCGGAAAGTAG
- a CDS encoding DUF3068 domain-containing protein has translation MRRRASLVLLAVAVFCAALAPLLRWYAYPRLAKIPPSQYQEMVLEAKDATLIDYATMQPKKVDKVTIVQTLKGNVEASREIEASAGKDVVVWDTLTHIMGPDGKMVSQIPERYIFDAHSQDPVHATGEAVDGDPVKREGIEFKWPFFTEPRDYLYFDQQTRTSSPIHYVGPRTFKGVDVYYFEQTVPWTKVGLPKKMPFDGIDPATFEQSTGTSLWYTTKAKFWVDPVTGAPVNAEQEIQQEMRGGTIAGSAPEGKLTVFAGHVKIREDYSDYTVDLVKSNRVMVLALHTYAPIGLAAGGLALFALALLLEARSRRPEREGPLSA, from the coding sequence ATGCGACGCAGAGCAAGCCTCGTCCTGCTAGCCGTAGCCGTGTTCTGTGCAGCCCTCGCACCACTGCTGCGCTGGTACGCGTACCCCAGACTCGCCAAGATCCCGCCGAGCCAGTACCAGGAGATGGTGCTGGAGGCGAAGGACGCGACCCTCATCGACTACGCCACCATGCAGCCCAAGAAGGTCGACAAGGTCACCATCGTCCAGACCCTCAAGGGAAACGTCGAGGCGTCGCGGGAGATCGAGGCCAGCGCCGGCAAGGACGTCGTGGTCTGGGACACGCTGACCCACATCATGGGCCCGGACGGGAAGATGGTCTCCCAGATACCGGAGCGCTACATCTTCGACGCGCACAGCCAGGACCCGGTGCACGCCACCGGCGAGGCGGTGGACGGGGACCCGGTCAAGCGCGAGGGCATCGAGTTCAAGTGGCCGTTCTTCACCGAGCCGCGCGACTACCTCTACTTCGACCAGCAGACCCGCACCTCCTCGCCCATCCACTACGTGGGTCCGCGCACGTTCAAGGGCGTCGACGTCTACTACTTCGAGCAGACCGTGCCGTGGACGAAGGTCGGGCTGCCGAAGAAGATGCCGTTCGATGGCATCGACCCGGCGACGTTCGAGCAGAGCACCGGAACCAGCCTCTGGTACACGACCAAGGCGAAGTTCTGGGTCGACCCGGTGACCGGGGCTCCCGTCAACGCCGAGCAGGAGATCCAGCAGGAGATGCGCGGCGGGACCATCGCGGGCAGCGCGCCCGAGGGGAAGCTCACCGTCTTCGCCGGGCACGTGAAGATCCGCGAGGACTACAGCGACTACACCGTCGACCTGGTCAAGTCGAACCGGGTCATGGTCCTGGCCCTGCACACGTACGCCCCGATCGGGCTGGCGGCCGGCGGGCTCGCGCTCTTCGCGCTCGCCCTGCTGCTGGAGGCGCGCAGTCGGCGCCCCGAGCGCGAGGGGCCGCTCAGCGCTTGA
- the hrpB gene encoding ATP-dependent helicase HrpB, with the protein MIRRADLDSLPVREAVPALVSALDAHGAAVLCAPPGTGKTTLVPLVLAGLVGDGPRRRIVVAEPRRIAARAAARRMAWLLGEQVGASVGFTVRGERVVGPSSVIEVVTTGVLLQRLQRDQELSGTDLVILDECHERHLDADTVAAFLLDVRETLRPELRILAASATTDAAGWARVLGDAPVVEAAGVSYPVETVWAPPARPVRPPHGMRVDPAQLTHVASVVRRALAERSGDVLCFLPGVGEIARVAGQLGAVDAEVLQIHGRAPASVQDAALSPAPHRRVILSTAVAESSLTVPGVRIVVDSGLAREPRVDHARGLGALATVRASRAAGRQRAGRAGREAPGTVYRCWAEAEDGRLPAYPSPEIRIADLAQFALQAACWGDPDATGLALLDPPPAGAMAAAREVLLAVGAVSPAGRPTPRGLRMARLGLHPRLARALLDGSAALGARRASELVALLSEEPPREYGDDLAAAWRRARAGGDGYAPRWRTEARRLERAASEGGPAGHSLPDDTAAGLVAALAFPERVAKAKGQGAFLMASGTGAELAEGSALRNAPWLAVAVADRPPHSASARVRLGALIDEETARAAAGHLFRSGEEVHWEDGDLVARSVERLGAIELAARPLRTPDRDLVRDALLDGLRTDGLGLLRWTPDSQALRARLGFLHRTLGPPWPDVADDGELLERADDWLEPELSRARRRGDLARIDAGQALNRLLPWATGEAARLDELAPERIEVPSGSRIRVDYAAEHGQPVLAVKLQELFGLAETPRVAGVPVLVHLLSPAGRPAAVTADLASFWQGGYRAVRAELRGRYPKHPWPEDPATAEPTRHTNARLKR; encoded by the coding sequence GTGATCCGCAGGGCCGACCTCGACTCCCTTCCCGTACGGGAAGCCGTGCCCGCCCTCGTCTCGGCGCTCGACGCCCACGGCGCGGCCGTGCTCTGTGCCCCGCCCGGGACCGGCAAGACCACGCTGGTGCCGCTGGTGCTGGCGGGGCTGGTGGGGGACGGGCCGCGCCGCCGGATCGTGGTCGCCGAACCCCGCCGGATCGCCGCCCGCGCGGCGGCCCGCCGGATGGCCTGGCTGCTCGGCGAGCAGGTCGGCGCCTCCGTGGGCTTCACGGTGCGCGGCGAGCGGGTGGTCGGGCCGTCCAGCGTGATCGAGGTGGTCACCACCGGGGTGCTGCTCCAGCGGCTCCAGCGGGACCAGGAGCTGTCCGGCACCGACCTGGTCATCCTGGACGAGTGCCACGAGCGGCACCTGGACGCCGACACGGTCGCCGCCTTCCTCCTGGACGTACGCGAGACCCTGCGCCCGGAGCTGCGGATCCTCGCGGCCTCGGCGACCACCGACGCGGCCGGCTGGGCCCGCGTCCTGGGGGACGCCCCCGTCGTGGAAGCCGCCGGGGTCTCCTACCCCGTGGAGACCGTGTGGGCCCCGCCGGCCCGCCCGGTGCGGCCGCCGCACGGGATGCGGGTGGATCCCGCGCAGCTGACGCACGTGGCCTCGGTGGTGCGGCGAGCGCTGGCGGAACGTTCCGGCGACGTCCTGTGCTTCCTGCCCGGCGTCGGTGAGATCGCCCGGGTCGCCGGGCAGCTCGGCGCCGTCGACGCGGAGGTCCTCCAGATACACGGCCGCGCTCCGGCCTCCGTCCAGGACGCGGCGCTGTCCCCCGCGCCGCACCGCCGCGTCATCCTGTCCACCGCCGTCGCGGAGTCCAGCCTGACCGTGCCCGGCGTACGGATCGTCGTGGACTCGGGGCTGGCCCGCGAACCCCGGGTCGACCACGCCCGGGGCCTGGGCGCGCTGGCCACCGTACGGGCGTCCCGCGCGGCCGGCCGCCAGCGCGCGGGCCGGGCCGGGCGCGAGGCCCCGGGCACGGTGTACCGCTGCTGGGCCGAAGCGGAGGACGGGCGGCTGCCCGCGTACCCCTCCCCCGAGATCCGGATCGCGGACCTCGCGCAGTTCGCCCTCCAGGCCGCCTGTTGGGGCGACCCGGACGCGACCGGTCTGGCCCTGCTCGATCCGCCGCCGGCCGGAGCGATGGCCGCGGCGCGCGAGGTGCTGCTCGCGGTGGGCGCGGTGTCCCCGGCGGGCCGGCCGACGCCCCGGGGGCTGCGGATGGCCCGGCTCGGCCTGCACCCGCGCCTCGCCCGGGCCCTCCTCGACGGCTCCGCCGCGCTGGGGGCCCGGCGGGCGTCGGAACTGGTGGCCCTGCTGAGCGAGGAGCCGCCGCGGGAGTACGGGGACGACCTGGCCGCGGCCTGGCGGCGTGCCCGCGCTGGTGGCGACGGCTACGCCCCCCGCTGGCGCACGGAGGCCCGCCGCCTGGAGCGCGCGGCGTCGGAAGGCGGCCCTGCGGGGCATTCCCTCCCCGACGACACCGCCGCCGGGCTCGTCGCCGCGCTCGCGTTCCCGGAGCGGGTCGCCAAGGCCAAGGGCCAGGGGGCCTTCCTCATGGCCTCCGGAACCGGGGCCGAACTCGCGGAGGGGTCAGCGCTGCGCAACGCGCCCTGGCTGGCCGTGGCCGTCGCCGACAGGCCCCCGCACTCGGCGTCCGCCCGCGTCCGGCTCGGAGCCCTCATCGACGAGGAGACCGCCCGCGCCGCCGCCGGCCACCTCTTCCGCTCCGGCGAGGAGGTCCACTGGGAGGACGGCGACCTCGTCGCCCGCTCCGTGGAACGGCTCGGCGCCATCGAGCTCGCCGCACGGCCCCTGCGCACCCCCGACCGGGACCTCGTCAGGGACGCCCTGCTCGACGGGCTGCGCACCGACGGGCTCGGCCTGCTGCGCTGGACACCTGACTCGCAGGCGCTGCGGGCCCGGCTCGGCTTCCTGCACCGCACGCTCGGCCCGCCGTGGCCCGACGTAGCGGACGACGGTGAGCTGCTGGAGCGGGCCGACGACTGGCTGGAGCCCGAGCTGTCGCGGGCCCGCCGCCGCGGCGACCTCGCGCGGATCGACGCGGGCCAGGCGCTGAACCGGCTGCTCCCCTGGGCCACCGGGGAGGCCGCCCGGCTCGACGAGCTGGCCCCCGAGCGGATCGAGGTGCCCAGCGGGTCGCGGATCCGCGTCGACTACGCCGCCGAGCACGGACAGCCCGTACTGGCGGTCAAGCTCCAGGAACTGTTCGGGCTGGCCGAGACCCCCCGGGTCGCGGGGGTTCCCGTACTCGTCCATCTCCTGTCGCCCGCCGGCCGGCCCGCCGCGGTCACCGCCGACCTGGCTTCCTTCTGGCAGGGCGGCTACCGCGCGGTCCGTGCCGAGCTCCGCGGCCGCTACCCCAAGCACCCGTGGCCCGAGGATCCGGCGACCGCCGAACCCACCCGGCACACCAACGCCCGGCTCAAGCGCTGA
- a CDS encoding class I SAM-dependent methyltransferase, protein MNQEDYAPEEAYEAGSAAEDDSEATRRDAGEAESSRASRGWWDRNADEYQSEHGAFLGDDRFVWGPEGLDEAEAALLGPAASLKGKDVLEIGAGAAQCSRWLAAQGARPVALDLSHRQLQHALRIGDDVPLVEADAGRLPFRDGSFDLACSAYGAVPFVADPVNVMREVRRVLRPGGRWVFSVTHPVRWAFPDEPGPEGLSVSASYFDRTPYVEQDEQGRAVYVEHHRTIGDRVRDVVAGGFRLVDLVEPEWPVWNSQEWGGWSPLRGNLIPGTAIFVCERD, encoded by the coding sequence ATGAACCAAGAGGACTACGCCCCCGAAGAAGCGTACGAAGCCGGATCGGCCGCCGAGGACGACTCCGAGGCCACGCGGCGTGACGCAGGGGAAGCGGAGAGCAGCCGCGCCAGCCGCGGCTGGTGGGACCGCAACGCCGACGAGTACCAGAGCGAGCACGGCGCGTTCCTCGGCGACGACCGGTTCGTCTGGGGACCCGAGGGCCTGGACGAGGCGGAAGCGGCCCTCCTCGGCCCCGCCGCCTCCCTCAAGGGCAAGGACGTCCTGGAGATCGGCGCCGGCGCCGCCCAGTGCTCGCGCTGGCTGGCCGCCCAGGGCGCCCGCCCCGTCGCCCTGGACCTCTCCCACCGCCAGCTCCAGCACGCCCTGCGGATCGGCGACGACGTCCCCCTGGTCGAAGCCGACGCCGGCCGCCTCCCCTTCCGCGACGGCTCCTTCGACCTCGCCTGCTCCGCCTACGGGGCCGTCCCCTTCGTCGCCGACCCCGTGAACGTCATGCGCGAGGTGCGCCGCGTCCTGCGCCCCGGCGGCCGCTGGGTCTTCTCCGTCACCCATCCCGTCCGCTGGGCCTTCCCCGACGAGCCGGGCCCCGAGGGGCTGTCCGTCTCCGCCTCCTACTTCGACCGCACCCCGTACGTCGAGCAGGACGAGCAGGGCCGCGCCGTATATGTGGAGCACCACCGCACGATCGGCGACCGGGTACGGGACGTGGTCGCGGGCGGCTTCCGCCTCGTCGACCTGGTCGAGCCGGAGTGGCCCGTGTGGAACAGCCAGGAGTGGGGCGGCTGGTCCCCGCTGCGCGGCAACCTCATCCCCGGTACGGCGATCTTCGTGTGCGAGCGGGACTGA